CATATATGTTGTTAGCCTTAAAACCAATGAAAAATGGCTGGGATACTTCTAATGTTGCTTGTATGCCTTCCCCCATTATGTCATGTGATGGATGTTTATTTTTGTAGTTTCTTATACATGCAGTTTTATCTTGATTCTATTATAGTGAGAATTATGGATATTCATTTGGCATTTCAGTCTCATTGTACCATTTTTACGCTTTGGTGAATTCATCTGTGGTGGACCTCATTTCACTTTAACATCTGATGCTTTGAAGAAAGTTCTTACTGGCAGAGCTTCACATGAAGTCCTATTAAGTATTGCTCATGCGGTAGGTACCACCATATCCTTCTTCTTTGGTATCTGTCTCAAGAAGACTAATAGTGGTTTATTTGCTTAATATATCAATTTCGGTCCTGTTTTTCAGAATATGATTGTGATATCCATTTTAAATTAGTTGAACTGAGCTATATTACGAAAATGAATGGAGCTAATAGTGGGATGGATGCTTGAAAttcatattataattattaatcatGCGGAGAGTTGGGCTGCTTGTATTGTCTCCGTTGAAATATTAAAACAATCATTGCTAATGTTATCATAATCACTTATGATATAGTACGATATTCTGTTTTACTAGCTTGTCAAATGAATTCATGTTTTTCTATTCACAATGAATTCCTCTCTGCTTGAGTTGCACTATGATTTCTGCGTGATCCAACCttcatttcattttcaaaattaaaatattgatgACATATTAATAGTTATTTGTTTGTCGAAAACCTTTCCCAGCTATTAGGGTGGTTAGCTGCATCACCTGTTATTTTGGGAGCCCTATACATAGCACTTGTACCATGCTTCAAAGTTCTGGTCCAGAAGTTCTCATCTGTTCCTTCAAGTCCAAAGAAGCCGCTCCTCCGTCCACACTCAGAAGTTAGGCTGAAGGTAAGGGATGTCTGACAAAATAGTAACAAGGTCATAGTAACTTTTTCCACTCAATTACAGTTATAAGCCATTCATATGTTCTTTCTTGATGAATTGAATTGTACATAATAATGCACAAATAATTAGAACTGTTTATATTATAATG
The Arachis duranensis cultivar V14167 chromosome 5, aradu.V14167.gnm2.J7QH, whole genome shotgun sequence genome window above contains:
- the LOC107491505 gene encoding uncharacterized protein LOC107491505, which translates into the protein MATGKTGITSWFQKKITDPLISILRRGAEPSQLAFSAALGITLGVFPICGVTVFLCGIVIALLGSNCHAPTVMLANFIATPVELSLIVPFLRFGEFICGGPHFTLTSDALKKVLTGRASHEVLLSIAHALLGWLAASPVILGALYIALVPCFKVLVQKFSSVPSSPKKPLLRPHSEVRLKEIEQDKGE